The following are from one region of the Anabrus simplex isolate iqAnaSimp1 chromosome 8, ASM4041472v1, whole genome shotgun sequence genome:
- the scramb1 gene encoding phospholipid scramblase 1 isoform X3, protein MSIPQGIPNVPPGLEYLCMIDQLLVHQKVELLEAFTGFETANKFTVKNSMGQKVYYAVEDSDCLTRNCCGPLRPFDMKILDNFKNEVIHLNRPLACDSCWFPCCLQSMEVSAPPGTLVGSIEQEWSILTPQFKVKNAAGDTVLRIEGPFCTFTICGDVEFKVMSKDGSTQVGKISKQWAGLLREAFTDADYFGITFPMDLDVKMKAVMLGACFLIDAMFFEKRGNQESDRPGMF, encoded by the exons ATGAGTATACCTCAAGGCATACCGAATGTTCCACCTGGGTTGGAATACCTCTGTATGATTGATCAACTTCTGGTGCACCAAAAGGTGGAATTACTTGAAG CGTTCACTGGTTTCGAGACAGCGAACAAGTTCACAGTGAAGAACAGTATGGGGCAGAAGGTTTATTATGCTGTTGAAGATTCTGACTGCCTGACTCGTAATTGTTGTGGCCCTCTTCGTCCTTTTGACATGAAGATTCTTGACAACTTCAAGAATGAAGTGATTCACCTCAATCGACCTCTTGCCTGTGATTCGTGTTGGTTTCCATGTTGCCTACAG TCCATGGAAGTGTCTGCTCCTCCAGGAACTTTAGTTGGATCCATTGAACAAGAATGGAGTATTTTGACCCCTCAGTTCAAAGTCAAAAATGCTGCTGGTGATACAGTATTAAGGATAGAAGGACCTTTCTGCACATTCACTATTTGTGGTGACGTAGAATTTAAG GTAATGTCCAAAGATGGCAGCACGCAAGTTGGCAAAATTTCTAAGCAGTGGGCTGGCTTGCTACGTGAAGCATTTACAGATGCTGATTATTTTGGAATCACTTTCCCTATGGACCTGGATGTAAAAATGAAAGCTGTTATGCTTGGAGCATGCTTTTTAATT GATGCTATGTTCTTTGAGAAACGTGGAAATCAAGAAAGTGATCGTCCTGGGATGTTTTAG
- the scramb1 gene encoding phospholipid scramblase 1 isoform X2: MKRKGGWMSIPQGIPNVPPGLEYLCMIDQLLVHQKVELLEAFTGFETANKFTVKNSMGQKVYYAVEDSDCLTRNCCGPLRPFDMKILDNFKNEVIHLNRPLACDSCWFPCCLQSMEVSAPPGTLVGSIEQEWSILTPQFKVKNAAGDTVLRIEGPFCTFTICGDVEFKVMSKDGSTQVGKISKQWAGLLREAFTDADYFGITFPMDLDVKMKAVMLGACFLIDAMFFEKRGNQESDRPGMF; this comes from the exons GTGGTTGGATGAGTATACCTCAAGGCATACCGAATGTTCCACCTGGGTTGGAATACCTCTGTATGATTGATCAACTTCTGGTGCACCAAAAGGTGGAATTACTTGAAG CGTTCACTGGTTTCGAGACAGCGAACAAGTTCACAGTGAAGAACAGTATGGGGCAGAAGGTTTATTATGCTGTTGAAGATTCTGACTGCCTGACTCGTAATTGTTGTGGCCCTCTTCGTCCTTTTGACATGAAGATTCTTGACAACTTCAAGAATGAAGTGATTCACCTCAATCGACCTCTTGCCTGTGATTCGTGTTGGTTTCCATGTTGCCTACAG TCCATGGAAGTGTCTGCTCCTCCAGGAACTTTAGTTGGATCCATTGAACAAGAATGGAGTATTTTGACCCCTCAGTTCAAAGTCAAAAATGCTGCTGGTGATACAGTATTAAGGATAGAAGGACCTTTCTGCACATTCACTATTTGTGGTGACGTAGAATTTAAG GTAATGTCCAAAGATGGCAGCACGCAAGTTGGCAAAATTTCTAAGCAGTGGGCTGGCTTGCTACGTGAAGCATTTACAGATGCTGATTATTTTGGAATCACTTTCCCTATGGACCTGGATGTAAAAATGAAAGCTGTTATGCTTGGAGCATGCTTTTTAATT GATGCTATGTTCTTTGAGAAACGTGGAAATCAAGAAAGTGATCGTCCTGGGATGTTTTAG